From Streptomyces sp. NBC_01460, a single genomic window includes:
- a CDS encoding histone-like nucleoid-structuring protein Lsr2 codes for MAQKVQVLLVDDLDGGEADETVTFALDGKTYEIDLTTTNADKLRGLLEPYTKSGRRTGGRAATGRGKGRAVTGGNKDTAEIRRWARENGHNVNDRGRVPAEIREAYEKANG; via the coding sequence GTGGCACAGAAGGTTCAGGTCCTTCTTGTTGATGACCTCGACGGTGGCGAGGCGGACGAGACCGTCACGTTCGCTCTGGATGGCAAGACGTACGAGATCGACCTCACGACGACCAACGCGGACAAGCTTCGTGGTCTTCTCGAGCCGTACACCAAGAGCGGACGTCGCACCGGTGGCCGCGCCGCGACCGGCCGCGGCAAGGGCCGTGCCGTTACCGGTGGCAACAAGGACACGGCCGAGATCCGTCGGTGGGCGCGCGAGAACGGCCACAACGTGAATGACCGCGGCCGCGTTCCCGCCGAGATCCGTGAGGCTTACGAGAAGGCCAACGGCTGA
- a CDS encoding ATP-dependent Clp protease ATP-binding subunit, which yields MFERFTDRARRVVVLAQEEARMLNHNYIGTEHILLGLIHEGEGVAAKALESLGISLEAVRQQVEEIIGQGQQAPSGHIPFTPRAKKVLELSLREALQLGHNYIGTEHILLGLIREGEGVAAQVLVKLGADLNRVRQQVIQLLSGYSGGKESATAGGPAEGTPSTSLVLDQFGRNLTQAARESKLDPVIGREKEIERVMQVLSRRTKNNPVLIGEPGVGKTAVVEGLAQAIVKGEVPETLKDKHLYTLDLGALVAGSRYRGDFEERLKKVLKEIRTRGDIILFIDELHTLVGAGAAEGAIDAASILKPMLARGELQTIGATTLDEYRKHLEKDAALERRFQPIQVAEPSLPHTIEILKGLRDRYEAHHRVSITDEALVQAATLADRYISDRFLPDKAIDLIDEAGSRMRIRRMTAPPDLREFDEKIAGVRRDKESAIDSQDFEKAASLRDKEKQLLAAKAKREKEWKAGDMDVVAEVDGELIAEVLATATGIPVFKLTEEESSRLLRMEDELHKRVIGQKDAIKALSQAIRRTRAGLKDPKRPGGSFIFAGPSGVGKTELSKTLAEFLFGDEDALISLDMSEFSEKHTVSRLFGSPPGYVGYEEGGQLTEKVRRKPFSVVLFDEVEKAHPDIFNSLLQILEDGRLTDSQGRVVDFKNTVIIMTTNLGTRDISKGFNLGFAAQGDVKTNYERMKVKVNEELKQHFRPEFLNRVDDTVVFHQLTEEDIIQIVDLMVAKVDERLKDRDMGIELSAEAKSLLAKKGYDPVMGARPLRRTIQREIEDILSEKILFGELRPGHIVVVGTEGEGDEKKFSFRGEEKSALPDVPPIEQAAGGGPNLTKDA from the coding sequence ATGTTCGAGAGGTTCACCGACCGCGCGCGGCGGGTTGTCGTCCTGGCTCAGGAAGAAGCCCGGATGCTCAACCACAACTACATCGGCACCGAGCACATCCTCCTGGGCCTGATCCACGAGGGTGAGGGTGTCGCCGCTAAGGCCCTGGAGAGCCTCGGGATTTCGCTCGAGGCGGTCCGCCAGCAGGTGGAGGAGATCATCGGTCAGGGCCAGCAGGCCCCGTCCGGGCACATCCCCTTCACTCCCCGGGCCAAGAAGGTCCTGGAGCTGTCGCTCCGGGAGGCCCTTCAGCTCGGCCACAACTACATCGGCACCGAGCACATCCTGCTCGGCCTGATCCGCGAGGGCGAGGGCGTCGCAGCCCAGGTCCTCGTGAAGCTGGGCGCCGACCTGAACCGGGTGCGGCAGCAGGTCATCCAGCTGCTCTCCGGGTACTCGGGAGGCAAGGAGTCGGCCACTGCGGGCGGCCCCGCGGAGGGCACGCCCTCCACGTCCCTGGTGCTCGACCAGTTCGGCCGGAATCTCACTCAGGCCGCTCGTGAGTCCAAGCTCGACCCGGTCATCGGGCGCGAGAAGGAGATCGAGCGGGTCATGCAGGTGCTGTCCCGCCGGACCAAGAACAACCCGGTCCTCATCGGCGAGCCCGGCGTCGGCAAGACGGCGGTCGTCGAGGGCCTGGCGCAGGCCATCGTCAAGGGCGAGGTGCCCGAGACCCTCAAGGACAAGCACCTCTACACCCTGGACCTCGGCGCCCTGGTGGCGGGCTCCCGCTACCGAGGTGACTTCGAGGAGCGCCTGAAGAAGGTCCTCAAGGAGATCCGCACCCGCGGCGACATCATCCTGTTCATCGACGAGCTCCACACCCTGGTGGGTGCGGGCGCCGCCGAGGGCGCGATCGACGCGGCCAGCATCCTCAAGCCCATGCTGGCGCGGGGCGAGCTCCAGACCATCGGTGCCACGACGCTCGACGAGTACCGCAAGCACCTGGAGAAGGACGCCGCGCTCGAGCGCCGCTTCCAGCCCATCCAGGTCGCGGAGCCGTCGCTGCCGCACACCATCGAGATCCTCAAGGGTCTGCGCGACCGTTACGAGGCCCACCACAGGGTCTCCATCACGGACGAGGCGCTGGTCCAGGCCGCGACCCTGGCCGACCGGTACATCTCGGACCGCTTCCTGCCGGACAAGGCGATCGACCTGATCGACGAGGCCGGTTCCCGGATGCGCATCCGCCGGATGACCGCGCCGCCGGACCTCCGCGAGTTCGACGAGAAGATCGCCGGTGTCCGCCGCGACAAGGAGTCGGCCATCGACTCCCAGGACTTCGAGAAGGCAGCTTCGCTCCGCGACAAGGAGAAGCAGCTGCTGGCGGCGAAGGCCAAGCGGGAGAAGGAGTGGAAGGCCGGCGACATGGACGTCGTCGCCGAGGTCGACGGCGAGCTCATCGCCGAGGTCCTGGCCACCGCCACCGGTATCCCGGTCTTCAAGCTGACCGAGGAGGAGTCCTCGCGTCTGCTGCGCATGGAGGACGAGCTCCACAAGCGCGTCATCGGCCAGAAGGACGCCATCAAGGCCCTCTCGCAGGCGATCCGCCGTACGCGAGCCGGTCTGAAGGACCCGAAGCGCCCCGGTGGCTCGTTCATCTTCGCCGGCCCGTCCGGTGTCGGTAAGACGGAGCTCTCCAAGACGCTCGCCGAATTCCTCTTCGGCGACGAGGACGCGCTGATCTCCCTCGACATGTCGGAGTTCAGCGAGAAGCACACGGTTTCCCGCCTCTTCGGTTCGCCCCCCGGCTACGTGGGCTACGAAGAGGGCGGCCAGCTCACCGAGAAGGTGCGCCGCAAGCCGTTCTCCGTCGTCCTCTTCGACGAGGTCGAGAAGGCCCACCCCGATATCTTCAATTCCCTGCTCCAGATTCTGGAAGACGGTCGTCTGACCGACTCCCAGGGCCGGGTCGTGGACTTCAAGAACACGGTCATCATCATGACGACCAACCTCGGGACCCGGGACATCTCGAAGGGCTTCAACCTGGGCTTCGCCGCCCAGGGCGACGTCAAGACGAACTACGAGCGGATGAAGGTCAAGGTCAACGAAGAGCTCAAGCAGCACTTCCGGCCCGAGTTCCTCAACCGTGTCGACGACACGGTCGTCTTCCACCAGCTGACCGAGGAAGACATCATCCAGATCGTCGACCTCATGGTCGCCAAGGTGGACGAGCGCCTCAAGGACCGCGACATGGGCATCGAGCTCAGTGCCGAGGCCAAGTCGCTCCTGGCGAAGAAGGGCTACGACCCCGTGATGGGCGCCCGGCCGCTGCGCCGGACGATCCAGCGCGAGATCGAGGACATCCTCTCGGAGAAGATCCTCTTCGGTGAGCTGCGTCCCGGTCACATCGTGGTCGTGGGCACCGAGGGCGAAGGGGACGAGAAGAAGTTCTCGTTCCGTGGCGAGGAGAAGTCGGCCCTGCCCGACGTCCCGCCGATCGAGCAGGCAGCGGGCGGCGGCCCGAACCTGACGAAGGACGCGTAG
- the cseC gene encoding two-component system sensor histidine kinase CseC: MRRLALRTGVRWKISIAIAAVGALIALALSLVVHNAARVSMLENAREVQLERLLFAQRLYEATNTQKPSPKFGSKINDPSLPKSLRDQIRDNRRATHVDEYDDGVPDVWAAVPLANGDVLSLHTRFADRSATIMGDLDRALVIGSVSVVFGGCALGVLIGGQLSRRLRKAAAAAGKVAQGNTDVRVREAVGGVVRDETDELARAVDALTDALNERIEAERRVTADIAHELRTPVTGLLTAAELLPPGRPTELVRDRAQAMRTLVEDVLEVARLDSASERAELQELPLGEFVGRRVRLLDPEITVRVVHESWVSTDPRRLERILGNLLGNAAKHGAGPVEVTVEGRVVRVRDHGPGFPEALLREGPSRFRTGSSDRSGRGHGLGLTIAAGQARVLGARLTFRNAGPAGGPDGTGGAVAVLWLPEHAPTSTGSFPVLRQAGTD; encoded by the coding sequence ATGAGGCGGCTGGCGCTGCGGACCGGGGTCCGCTGGAAGATCAGCATCGCGATCGCCGCCGTCGGCGCGCTCATCGCGCTGGCGCTGAGCCTCGTCGTCCACAACGCCGCCCGCGTCTCGATGCTGGAGAACGCGCGCGAGGTGCAGCTGGAGCGGCTGCTGTTCGCCCAGCGGCTGTACGAGGCGACGAACACCCAGAAGCCCTCTCCGAAGTTCGGCTCCAAGATCAACGACCCGTCGCTGCCCAAGAGCCTGCGGGACCAGATACGGGACAACCGGCGGGCCACCCATGTCGACGAGTACGACGACGGGGTGCCCGACGTCTGGGCGGCCGTGCCGCTGGCCAACGGCGACGTCCTGTCCCTGCACACCCGCTTCGCCGACCGCAGCGCCACGATCATGGGCGACCTCGACCGTGCCCTGGTCATCGGATCGGTCTCGGTCGTCTTCGGCGGCTGCGCGCTGGGGGTGCTGATCGGCGGCCAGCTGTCCCGGAGGCTGCGCAAGGCGGCGGCCGCCGCCGGCAAGGTCGCCCAGGGCAACACGGACGTACGCGTACGGGAGGCCGTCGGCGGTGTCGTACGGGACGAGACCGACGAGCTCGCCCGGGCCGTGGACGCCCTCACGGACGCGCTGAACGAGCGGATCGAGGCGGAGCGCCGGGTCACCGCGGACATCGCCCACGAGCTGCGCACCCCGGTGACCGGGTTGCTCACCGCGGCCGAGCTGCTGCCCCCGGGGCGCCCCACGGAGCTCGTACGGGACCGGGCGCAGGCGATGCGGACGCTGGTCGAGGACGTCCTGGAGGTGGCCCGGCTGGACAGCGCGTCGGAGCGGGCCGAGCTGCAGGAGCTGCCGCTGGGCGAATTCGTCGGGCGTCGGGTCCGGCTGCTGGATCCGGAGATCACGGTGCGGGTGGTGCACGAGTCCTGGGTCTCCACCGATCCGCGACGGCTGGAGCGCATCCTGGGCAATCTGCTGGGGAACGCCGCCAAGCACGGGGCGGGCCCGGTCGAGGTCACGGTCGAGGGCAGGGTGGTGCGGGTCCGCGACCACGGGCCCGGCTTCCCCGAGGCGCTGCTGCGGGAGGGGCCGAGCCGTTTCCGTACCGGGAGCAGCGACAGGTCCGGCCGGGGCCACGGCCTGGGGCTGACCATCGCTGCGGGACAGGCGCGGGTCCTCGGGGCCCGGCTGACGTTCCGCAACGCGGGGCCCGCAGGGGGCCCCGACGGCACGGGCGGGGCGGTCGCGGTGCTGTGGCTGCCCGAGCACGCGCCGACGAGCACCGGAAGCTTCCCGGTGCTGCGGCAGGCGGGAACGGACTGA
- a CDS encoding TetR/AcrR family transcriptional regulator encodes MGSTPQPRRGNTRQRIQDVALGLFAEQGYEKTSLREIAEQLQVTKAALYYHFKTKEDILVSIFEDLNRPVEALLEWGEQQPRTLETKVEILVRYSEALKAAEPLFVFMQENQATVRELSIGHTIKHRIIALVDLIKDPDAPLTDQVRCFSALFTMHAGMMALKDAEGDPEEKRKAALEVAVELVTKAHDPGPAA; translated from the coding sequence ATGGGCAGCACGCCGCAGCCGCGCCGGGGCAACACCCGCCAGCGCATTCAGGACGTCGCCCTGGGTCTCTTCGCCGAGCAGGGGTACGAGAAGACCTCGCTCCGCGAGATCGCCGAGCAGTTGCAGGTCACCAAGGCGGCGCTGTACTACCACTTCAAGACCAAGGAAGACATCCTCGTCAGCATCTTCGAGGATCTGAACAGGCCCGTGGAGGCCCTTCTGGAGTGGGGCGAGCAGCAGCCGCGCACCCTGGAGACGAAGGTGGAGATCCTCGTCCGTTACAGCGAGGCGCTCAAGGCCGCCGAGCCGCTCTTCGTCTTCATGCAGGAGAACCAGGCGACGGTGCGGGAGCTGAGCATCGGCCACACCATCAAGCACCGGATCATCGCCCTGGTCGACCTGATCAAGGATCCCGACGCCCCGCTCACCGACCAGGTGCGGTGCTTCAGCGCCCTCTTCACGATGCACGCCGGGATGATGGCCCTCAAGGACGCCGAAGGCGACCCCGAGGAGAAGCGCAAGGCTGCTCTCGAGGTCGCCGTCGAACTGGTGACCAAGGCCCATGACCCGGGGCCCGCCGCCTAG
- the cseB gene encoding two-component system response regulator CseB has protein sequence MADTHVLFVEDDDVIREATQLALERVGFTVTAVPDGLLGLEAFRADRPDIALLDVMVPGLDGVSLCRRIRDESTVPVIMLSARADSIDVVLGLEAGADDYVTKPFDGAVLVARIRAVLRRFGHAAGAGGTPPGADGTPDEAGGVLVFGDVEIDTEGMEVRRKGSHVGLTPTEMRLLLEFSAAPGTVLSRDRLLERVWDYGWGGDTRVVDVHVQRLRTKIGQDRIETVRGFGYKLRA, from the coding sequence ATGGCTGATACCCATGTCCTCTTCGTCGAGGACGACGACGTCATCCGTGAGGCCACCCAGCTCGCACTGGAGCGGGTCGGCTTCACGGTCACGGCGGTACCCGACGGCCTGCTGGGCCTGGAGGCCTTCCGGGCGGACCGCCCGGACATCGCGCTGCTCGACGTGATGGTGCCCGGCCTGGACGGGGTCAGTCTGTGCCGGCGCATCCGCGACGAGTCGACCGTGCCCGTGATCATGTTGTCGGCGCGGGCCGACTCGATCGACGTGGTGCTCGGCCTGGAGGCCGGGGCCGACGACTACGTCACGAAGCCGTTCGACGGCGCGGTCCTCGTCGCCCGGATCCGCGCCGTGCTGCGGCGCTTCGGGCACGCCGCCGGTGCGGGCGGTACGCCCCCCGGCGCAGACGGGACACCGGACGAGGCGGGCGGAGTGCTGGTCTTCGGTGACGTGGAGATCGACACCGAGGGCATGGAGGTGCGCCGGAAGGGCTCGCACGTGGGTCTGACACCGACGGAGATGCGGCTGCTGCTGGAGTTCTCCGCGGCGCCCGGCACGGTGCTCTCGCGCGACAGGCTCCTGGAGCGGGTCTGGGACTACGGCTGGGGCGGGGACACCCGGGTCGTCGACGTCCATGTGCAGCGGCTGCGCACCAAGATCGGGCAGGACCGGATCGAGACGGTCCGCGGCTTCGGCTACAAGCTCCGGGCATGA
- a CDS encoding A/G-specific adenine glycosylase: MTATTSTQTPPASLHTPVIGWFEQHARDLPWRRPEAGAWGVMVSEFMLQQTPVNRVLPVYEQWMARWPRPADLAADAPGEAVRAWGRLGYPRRALRLHGAAQAITERHGGDVPSEHGQLLALPGIGEYTAAAVASFAYGQRHAVLDTNVRRVFARAATGIQYPPNATTAAERKLARALLPEEDERAARWAAATMELGALVCTAKNEDCTRCPIAGQCAWRLAGKPAHQGPPRRGQTYAGTDRQVRGRLLAVLRDAVTPVPQSALDSVWEEPVQRARALDGLVSDGLVEPLANGRYRLPLT, from the coding sequence ATGACTGCCACGACTTCGACACAGACGCCCCCCGCCTCCCTCCATACCCCCGTCATCGGGTGGTTCGAGCAGCACGCCCGCGATCTGCCCTGGCGCCGCCCCGAAGCGGGTGCCTGGGGTGTGATGGTGAGCGAGTTCATGCTGCAGCAGACCCCGGTGAACCGAGTCCTCCCGGTCTACGAACAGTGGATGGCCCGCTGGCCCCGTCCCGCGGACCTGGCCGCCGACGCGCCGGGCGAAGCCGTCCGTGCCTGGGGCCGGCTCGGCTACCCGCGGCGCGCCCTCCGGTTGCACGGGGCCGCGCAGGCGATAACGGAACGCCACGGGGGCGACGTGCCGAGCGAGCACGGCCAGTTGCTCGCACTGCCCGGGATCGGGGAGTACACGGCCGCGGCCGTGGCCTCGTTCGCGTACGGGCAGCGCCATGCCGTGCTGGACACGAACGTCCGCAGGGTCTTCGCCCGGGCCGCCACCGGCATCCAGTACCCGCCGAACGCGACCACCGCCGCCGAGCGCAAGCTCGCCCGCGCCCTGCTCCCCGAGGAGGACGAGCGCGCCGCCCGCTGGGCGGCGGCCACGATGGAACTCGGCGCACTCGTGTGCACCGCGAAGAACGAGGACTGCACGCGCTGCCCGATCGCCGGACAGTGCGCGTGGCGGCTGGCGGGGAAGCCCGCCCACCAGGGACCGCCCCGCCGCGGCCAGACCTATGCCGGTACGGACCGGCAGGTGCGGGGGCGGCTGCTGGCGGTGCTGCGCGACGCCGTCACACCGGTGCCGCAGTCCGCGCTGGACTCGGTGTGGGAGGAGCCCGTGCAGCGGGCGCGCGCCTTGGACGGGCTCGTCTCCGACGGCCTGGTCGAGCCGTTGGCGAACGGCCGGTACCGGCTGCCTCTGACCTGA
- a CDS encoding amino-acid N-acetyltransferase — MSSEQSKAEHGTASQTRAHTGPETGSRADLHTGPSVNKPAITVRRARTSDVASVRGLLDGYVSQGILLDKATVTLYEDIQEFWVAERDEDGRVIGCGALHVMWEDLAEVRTLAVDLAIKGAGVGHQVLDKLLQTARWLGVRRVFCLTFEVDFFAAHGFTEIGETPVDGDVYSELLRSYDEGVAEFLGLERVKPNTLGNSRMLLHL, encoded by the coding sequence ATGTCCTCAGAGCAGTCGAAAGCCGAGCACGGCACCGCGTCGCAAACCCGGGCCCATACCGGGCCGGAAACCGGATCTCGCGCAGATCTTCATACCGGCCCGTCGGTAAATAAGCCGGCCATCACCGTCCGTCGTGCCAGGACCAGTGATGTGGCGTCCGTCCGCGGACTCCTTGACGGCTACGTCTCCCAAGGCATCCTGCTCGACAAAGCGACGGTGACGCTTTACGAGGACATCCAGGAGTTCTGGGTCGCCGAACGCGACGAGGACGGCCGTGTCATCGGCTGCGGAGCGCTCCACGTGATGTGGGAGGACCTCGCCGAAGTCCGTACTCTCGCCGTCGACCTCGCCATCAAGGGAGCGGGAGTCGGGCACCAGGTCCTGGACAAGCTCTTGCAGACGGCGCGCTGGCTGGGCGTACGCCGCGTTTTCTGCCTCACCTTCGAAGTGGACTTCTTCGCGGCGCACGGCTTCACCGAGATCGGAGAGACGCCGGTCGACGGAGATGTGTACAGCGAGCTGCTCCGTTCCTATGACGAGGGCGTGGCTGAGTTCCTGGGTCTCGAACGAGTGAAGCCGAACACCTTGGGCAACAGCCGGATGCTTCTGCACCTGTGA
- a CDS encoding SCO3374 family protein, translated as MAILVPPPRSSPGTDAWARWYTRELGWATTGTSPVRLLTGPRFDVLELPAAAGHAALRRVGRTGPVVVAAERMWLLVAAGTADELPGLLDWLEWGGIALDLSAVGVGGHIPAPAPPGGATGSPGAACWLRPPGSRQEVELSLPALGGLGSRGGDTPDLVRLVDAAATECHRARLVRARKNLWAHRPTGQPLAFS; from the coding sequence ATGGCAATCCTCGTCCCGCCTCCCCGCTCGTCGCCGGGAACCGACGCATGGGCACGGTGGTACACCCGCGAACTGGGGTGGGCCACGACGGGCACCTCGCCGGTGCGGCTGCTGACGGGGCCGCGCTTCGACGTCCTGGAGCTGCCGGCGGCGGCAGGTCACGCGGCACTGCGCAGGGTCGGGCGCACCGGCCCCGTGGTGGTGGCGGCGGAGCGCATGTGGCTGCTGGTGGCCGCGGGCACCGCGGACGAGCTGCCCGGACTGCTCGACTGGCTGGAGTGGGGCGGGATCGCTCTCGACCTGTCCGCCGTCGGCGTCGGCGGGCACATCCCGGCCCCCGCGCCGCCGGGCGGGGCGACGGGCTCGCCGGGGGCCGCCTGCTGGCTGCGGCCCCCCGGATCGCGCCAGGAGGTGGAACTCTCGCTCCCTGCCCTCGGCGGCCTCGGGAGCAGGGGTGGGGATACTCCCGATCTCGTACGACTCGTGGACGCGGCGGCGACGGAATGCCACCGGGCCAGGCTCGTGCGTGCCCGGAAAAACCTGTGGGCCCATCGGCCGACAGGTCAGCCGTTGGCCTTCTCGTAA
- a CDS encoding MDR family MFS transporter: MADLRKATAGGKAEPQQRSVRVVVLALMIAMLLAMLDNLIVGTAMPTIVGDLGGMEHLSWVVTAYTLATAASTPIWGKLGDMYGRKGIFLTSIVIFLIGSVLSGMSQDMSQLIGFRAVQGLGAGGLMVGVMAIIGDLVPPRERGKYQGMMAGVMAIAMIGGPLVGGTITDHLGWRWSFYINLPLGAVALAMVTAVLHLPRKERRKAKVDYLGAALLTVGITAIVLVTTWGGTEYAWGSAVIMELIALGVASLVGFLFVETKAAEPIMPLHIFRSRNFSLMSLIGFMAGFVMFGAVLFLPLYQQSVQGASATNSGLLLLPMLLAMMIVSLVAGRITTSTGKYKIFPIVGSLLMVVGLFLLSTMDTGTTRLTSGIYMAVLGAGMGFLMQITMLVAQNSVELEDMGVASSTTTLFRTLGSSFGVAIMGALFTGRVQDEMTARGGGGATEKSAQLDAASLAKLPDAMREAYEYAVASGTHIAFLVGGSVAVVALLAALFVKEVPLRGTAKPEAASDGSDTSASAVTPGAAKASQTV, from the coding sequence ATGGCAGACCTCAGGAAAGCGACGGCGGGCGGCAAAGCGGAACCACAGCAGCGCAGCGTCCGGGTGGTGGTCCTCGCGCTGATGATCGCGATGCTGCTGGCCATGCTCGACAACCTGATCGTGGGTACCGCGATGCCGACGATCGTCGGCGATCTGGGCGGGATGGAACATCTGTCCTGGGTGGTCACCGCCTACACCCTGGCCACCGCGGCCTCCACGCCCATCTGGGGCAAGCTCGGCGACATGTACGGACGCAAGGGCATCTTCCTCACGTCCATCGTGATCTTCCTGATCGGCTCCGTGCTGAGCGGAATGTCCCAGGACATGAGCCAGCTGATCGGATTCCGGGCCGTCCAGGGCCTCGGAGCGGGCGGCCTCATGGTGGGCGTCATGGCCATCATCGGAGATCTCGTACCGCCCCGGGAGCGCGGCAAGTACCAGGGCATGATGGCCGGCGTCATGGCGATCGCCATGATCGGCGGTCCGCTGGTCGGCGGCACCATCACCGACCACCTGGGCTGGCGCTGGAGCTTCTACATCAATCTGCCGCTCGGCGCCGTCGCGCTGGCCATGGTCACCGCCGTGCTGCACCTGCCCCGCAAGGAGCGCCGGAAGGCGAAGGTCGACTACCTGGGCGCCGCGCTCCTCACCGTCGGCATCACCGCGATCGTGCTGGTCACCACCTGGGGCGGTACGGAGTACGCCTGGGGCTCGGCCGTGATCATGGAGCTCATCGCGCTGGGCGTCGCCTCCCTCGTCGGCTTCCTCTTCGTCGAGACGAAGGCCGCCGAACCGATCATGCCGCTGCACATCTTCCGCAGCCGCAACTTCAGCCTCATGTCCTTGATCGGCTTCATGGCCGGCTTCGTGATGTTCGGAGCGGTGCTCTTCCTCCCGCTGTACCAGCAGTCGGTCCAGGGGGCGTCCGCGACCAACTCCGGACTGCTGCTCCTGCCCATGCTGCTCGCGATGATGATCGTCTCGCTGGTCGCCGGGCGGATCACCACGAGCACCGGCAAGTACAAGATCTTCCCGATCGTGGGCAGTCTCCTGATGGTCGTGGGCCTGTTCCTCCTCTCCACCATGGACACCGGCACCACGCGCCTGACCTCCGGCATCTACATGGCGGTGCTCGGCGCGGGCATGGGCTTCTTGATGCAGATCACGATGCTCGTCGCCCAGAACAGCGTCGAGCTCGAGGACATGGGCGTCGCCTCGTCCACGACCACGCTCTTCCGCACGCTCGGCAGCTCCTTCGGCGTCGCGATCATGGGCGCCCTGTTCACCGGCCGTGTGCAGGACGAGATGACGGCACGCGGCGGCGGGGGAGCCACCGAGAAGTCCGCACAGCTGGACGCGGCGAGCCTGGCGAAGCTGCCGGACGCGATGCGCGAGGCGTACGAGTACGCGGTGGCCTCCGGCACCCACATCGCCTTCCTGGTGGGCGGCTCGGTCGCGGTGGTGGCCCTGCTGGCGGCACTGTTCGTCAAGGAGGTCCCGCTGCGCGGCACGGCCAAGCCGGAGGCCGCCTCCGACGGCTCCGACACGAGCGCGTCCGCCGTCACCCCCGGAGCGGCCAAGGCGTCGCAGACCGTCTGA
- a CDS encoding M23 family metallopeptidase produces the protein MSKRVTFQHSRRPSVSRVSGAVVAAGLGASMVFGAGAAFASGTTGTADTAALAGAATASSVSQQATAQSKAAAQAKADKAEKADAKKEAAAKKKAAAKKKAASWEAPVSHYELSATYGTGGDRWAHKHSGQDFAVPIGTKVEAAHTGRVVKAGPNGGGDGPAYGNAIVIKHANGKYSQYAHLSKIEVNVGDRVKTGDKIALSGNTGNSSGPHLHFEIRTSPNYGSALDPVSYLKTVHVKV, from the coding sequence ATGTCGAAGCGCGTTACGTTCCAGCACTCCCGCCGCCCGTCCGTGTCCCGCGTCAGTGGCGCCGTCGTGGCCGCCGGCCTGGGTGCATCGATGGTGTTCGGCGCGGGCGCGGCGTTCGCGTCCGGCACGACGGGCACCGCGGACACCGCGGCCCTCGCCGGCGCGGCCACCGCCAGCTCCGTCTCCCAGCAGGCGACTGCGCAGAGCAAGGCCGCCGCCCAGGCGAAGGCCGACAAGGCCGAGAAGGCCGACGCGAAGAAGGAGGCGGCCGCGAAGAAGAAGGCCGCTGCCAAGAAGAAGGCCGCCTCGTGGGAGGCCCCGGTCAGCCACTACGAGCTGAGCGCCACCTACGGCACCGGCGGCGACCGCTGGGCCCACAAGCACTCCGGCCAGGACTTCGCGGTGCCGATCGGCACCAAGGTCGAGGCCGCGCACACCGGCCGGGTCGTCAAGGCCGGCCCGAATGGTGGCGGCGACGGCCCCGCGTACGGCAACGCCATCGTGATCAAGCACGCCAACGGCAAGTACTCGCAGTACGCGCACCTGTCGAAGATCGAGGTCAACGTCGGCGACCGCGTGAAGACGGGCGACAAGATCGCCCTGTCCGGCAACACCGGTAACTCCAGCGGTCCGCACCTGCACTTCGAGATCCGGACCTCGCCGAACTACGGTTCCGCGCTGGACCCGGTCTCGTACCTGAAGACCGTGCACGTCAAGGTCTGA
- a CDS encoding SigE family RNA polymerase sigma factor produces the protein MAQGEVLGFEEYVRTRQDALLRSARRLVPDPVDAQDLLQTALVRTLGRWDGIADKSLADAYLRRVMINTRTEWWRARKLDEVPTEQLPDASVDDGTEQRADRALLMDVLGVLAPKQRSVVVLRHWEQMSTEETAAALGMSAGTVKSTLHRALARLRQELEDRAARSREAEVAPARVPAQPDRRHDERGRERCAA, from the coding sequence ATGGCGCAGGGCGAGGTGCTCGGATTCGAGGAGTACGTACGGACCCGGCAGGACGCGCTGCTGCGCAGTGCCCGCCGGCTCGTGCCCGATCCGGTGGACGCGCAGGACCTGCTGCAGACCGCTCTGGTCCGGACTCTCGGCCGCTGGGACGGCATCGCCGACAAGTCCCTCGCCGACGCCTATCTGCGCCGCGTCATGATCAACACGCGTACGGAGTGGTGGCGGGCCCGCAAGCTCGACGAGGTCCCCACCGAGCAGCTCCCCGACGCGAGCGTCGACGACGGCACCGAGCAGCGCGCCGACCGCGCCCTGCTCATGGACGTCCTCGGAGTGCTGGCTCCGAAGCAGCGCAGCGTCGTCGTGCTGCGACACTGGGAGCAGATGAGCACGGAGGAGACGGCGGCTGCGCTCGGCATGTCCGCCGGTACGGTGAAGAGCACGCTGCACCGCGCCCTGGCACGCCTGCGTCAGGAGCTGGAGGACCGTGCGGCCCGGAGCCGTGAGGCCGAGGTGGCACCGGCGCGCGTGCCGGCACAGCCGGACAGGCGTCACGACGAGCGGGGGCGGGAGCGGTGCGCGGCCTGA